One Clavelina lepadiformis chromosome 1, kaClaLepa1.1, whole genome shotgun sequence genomic region harbors:
- the LOC143446552 gene encoding uncharacterized protein LOC143446552 isoform X2, whose product MSQVQQHADMQCHTDEGRMEKLEVTEVDNTVMVKNLEDITPGIPEFKELRILVSNATYFVDNLEKCGDIFWDIISEIRKHLKKAQVLVNTLEIAQKETVLKLLGIKCSNASAQVYTTDLEFCRSEQSSQTTSIAELLILLIARKKMTPKAEYNVLPITSLSSVQVSETRDSKNTLSIVEEKEEKDEKDDDEISSVGENSTRYARRKSSPKGGKNPNIACLEPPPVEPFLEAKIKRDRRYVIFLLLLLTGSIAINTFLILALTDALQRKEHVLTLRDEIRAEVENTMITCPSISQPANGKVECSQKPNVKLSNRANFGSVCSFSCDFEYELTGSKHMRCTGENKWNTSLPECQKRLCHEVQGRDCAGLRKLGKAFKSGIYQVKQCGTFKMLEVYCDFSTQGGGWTAIQRRKNDHADFSKLFHDFEESFGKPDGSFWIGLKNMNFLSSTEPQSLMVVMTDWFYPEYHRSKAYAMYNRFLVENASVSYRLHVRVFKPISPESINAGDSLSYSNGMQFTTKDSDKDFNKLRNCAEITGAAWWHRNCTHANLNAEYTSDRIYGEKTIYWKTWRSLSSLKSAEMFIRPQSLNHDPYR is encoded by the exons ATGAGTCAAGTTCAACAGCATGCGGACATGCAATGCCACACAG aCGAAGGGAGAATGGAAAAACTTGAAGTGACAGAAGTCGATAACACCGTGATGGTGAAAAACCTGGAAGATATAACCCCGGGTATCCCCGAATTCAAAGAGCTCCGAATTCTCGTCTCAAACGCGACCTACTTTGTCGACAATCTTGAAAAATGCGGCGATATCTTCTGGGATATCATATCAGAAATAAGAAAACACTTGAAGAAGGCTCAAGTGTTAGTTAACACGCTTGAGATTGCCCAGAAGGAAACCGTGCTCAAGTTACTGGGAATAAAGTGCTCAAACGCATCAGCACAG GTTTATACGACGGACCTGGAGTTTTGTAGAAGCGAGCAGTCTTCGCAAACTACTAGCATAGCAGAACTTTTGATACTTCTGATCGCAAGGAAAAAAATGACACCAAAAGCCGAATACAACGTGCTACCTATAACATCTTTATCCTCGGTACAAG TTTCTGAAACGAGGGATTCTAAGAACACCTTATCTATCGtcgaagaaaaagaagaaaaagatgaaaaagatGACGATGAGATCTCATCCGTGGGAGAAAATTCGACGAGATACGCAAGGCGAAAG TCTTCTCCTAAAGGCGGAAAGAATCCAAACATCGCTTGCCTCGAACCCCCACCAGTCGAGCCTTTTTTGGAGGCGAAGATTAAACGTGATCGACGTTACGTCATATTTCTCCTTCTTCTTCTGACTGGATCAATTGCAATAAACACCTTTCTCATCCTGGCTCTCACGGATGCCTTACAAAGAAAAG AACATGTGCTAACGCTACGGGACGAAATACGAGCTGAAGTCGAAAACACTATGATCACGTGCCCGAGTATCAGTCAGCCGGCCAATGGGAAAGTAGAGTGTAGCCAGAAACCGA ATGTCAAACTTTCAAATCGTGCCAACTTTGGGTCAGTTTGTTCGTTCAGTTGCGACTTTGAATATGAACTTACCGGGTCAAAGCACATGCGTTGTACTGGCGAAAACAAATGGAATACTTCCTTACCAGAGTGTCAAAAGCGGCTTTGTCATGAAG tgCAAGGGCGCGACTGTGCGGGTCTCAGGAAACTTGGGAAAGCTTTCAAAAGTGGAATCTACCAAGTAAAACAATGCGGAACTTTTAAAATGCTGGAAGTCTATTGCGATTTTTCAACCCAAGGCGGTGGCTGGACAGCAATCCAAAGAAG GAAAAATGACCATGCTGATTTTTCGAAACTTTTTCACGATTTTGAAGAATCGTTTGGCAAACCTGATGGAAGTTTTTGGATTGGTTtgaaaaacatgaattttCTGTCGTCAACTGAGCCCCAGTCGCTTATG GTTGTAATGACAGATTGGTTTTATCCCGAATATCATCGTTCAAAAGCCTATGCCATGTACAACCGATTCTTGGTGGAAAATGCGTCCGTGTCTTACCGATTGCACGTCAGAGTTTTCAAACCAATATCGCCCGAATCGATCAACGCTGGTGATAGCTTAAGCTATTCAAACGGAATGCAG TTCACTACAAAGGATTCCGACAAGGACTTTAACAAGTTAAGGAATTGCGCTGAAATAACTGGGGCCGCTTGGTGGCATCGCAACTGCACTCATGCCAACTTGAACGCGGAATATacaa GCGATCGCATTTACGGAGAAAAGACGATTTACTGGAAGACCTGGAGATCGTTATCCTCTCTGAAATCGGCTGAAATGTTTATAAGGCCTCAATCACTGAACCATGATCCGtacagataa
- the LOC143446552 gene encoding uncharacterized protein LOC143446552 isoform X3, with amino-acid sequence MEKLEVTEVDNTVMVKNLEDITPGIPEFKELRILVSNATYFVDNLEKCGDIFWDIISEIRKHLKKAQVLVNTLEIAQKETVLKLLGIKCSNASAQVYTTDLEFCRSEQSSQTTSIAELLILLIARKKMTPKAEYNVLPITSLSSVQVSETRDSKNTLSIVEEKEEKDEKDDDEISSVGENSTRYARRKSSPKGGKNPNIACLEPPPVEPFLEAKIKRDRRYVIFLLLLLTGSIAINTFLILALTDALQRKEHVLTLRDEIRAEVENTMITCPSISQPANGKVECSQKPNVKLSNRANFGSVCSFSCDFEYELTGSKHMRCTGENKWNTSLPECQKRLCHEVQGRDCAGLRKLGKAFKSGIYQVKQCGTFKMLEVYCDFSTQGGGWTAIQRRKNDHADFSKLFHDFEESFGKPDGSFWIGLKNMNFLSSTEPQSLMVVMTDWFYPEYHRSKAYAMYNRFLVENASVSYRLHVRVFKPISPESINAGDSLSYSNGMQFTTKDSDKDFNKLRNCAEITGAAWWHRNCTHANLNAEYTSDRIYGEKTIYWKTWRSLSSLKSAEMFIRPQSLNHDPYR; translated from the exons ATGGAAAAACTTGAAGTGACAGAAGTCGATAACACCGTGATGGTGAAAAACCTGGAAGATATAACCCCGGGTATCCCCGAATTCAAAGAGCTCCGAATTCTCGTCTCAAACGCGACCTACTTTGTCGACAATCTTGAAAAATGCGGCGATATCTTCTGGGATATCATATCAGAAATAAGAAAACACTTGAAGAAGGCTCAAGTGTTAGTTAACACGCTTGAGATTGCCCAGAAGGAAACCGTGCTCAAGTTACTGGGAATAAAGTGCTCAAACGCATCAGCACAG GTTTATACGACGGACCTGGAGTTTTGTAGAAGCGAGCAGTCTTCGCAAACTACTAGCATAGCAGAACTTTTGATACTTCTGATCGCAAGGAAAAAAATGACACCAAAAGCCGAATACAACGTGCTACCTATAACATCTTTATCCTCGGTACAAG TTTCTGAAACGAGGGATTCTAAGAACACCTTATCTATCGtcgaagaaaaagaagaaaaagatgaaaaagatGACGATGAGATCTCATCCGTGGGAGAAAATTCGACGAGATACGCAAGGCGAAAG TCTTCTCCTAAAGGCGGAAAGAATCCAAACATCGCTTGCCTCGAACCCCCACCAGTCGAGCCTTTTTTGGAGGCGAAGATTAAACGTGATCGACGTTACGTCATATTTCTCCTTCTTCTTCTGACTGGATCAATTGCAATAAACACCTTTCTCATCCTGGCTCTCACGGATGCCTTACAAAGAAAAG AACATGTGCTAACGCTACGGGACGAAATACGAGCTGAAGTCGAAAACACTATGATCACGTGCCCGAGTATCAGTCAGCCGGCCAATGGGAAAGTAGAGTGTAGCCAGAAACCGA ATGTCAAACTTTCAAATCGTGCCAACTTTGGGTCAGTTTGTTCGTTCAGTTGCGACTTTGAATATGAACTTACCGGGTCAAAGCACATGCGTTGTACTGGCGAAAACAAATGGAATACTTCCTTACCAGAGTGTCAAAAGCGGCTTTGTCATGAAG tgCAAGGGCGCGACTGTGCGGGTCTCAGGAAACTTGGGAAAGCTTTCAAAAGTGGAATCTACCAAGTAAAACAATGCGGAACTTTTAAAATGCTGGAAGTCTATTGCGATTTTTCAACCCAAGGCGGTGGCTGGACAGCAATCCAAAGAAG GAAAAATGACCATGCTGATTTTTCGAAACTTTTTCACGATTTTGAAGAATCGTTTGGCAAACCTGATGGAAGTTTTTGGATTGGTTtgaaaaacatgaattttCTGTCGTCAACTGAGCCCCAGTCGCTTATG GTTGTAATGACAGATTGGTTTTATCCCGAATATCATCGTTCAAAAGCCTATGCCATGTACAACCGATTCTTGGTGGAAAATGCGTCCGTGTCTTACCGATTGCACGTCAGAGTTTTCAAACCAATATCGCCCGAATCGATCAACGCTGGTGATAGCTTAAGCTATTCAAACGGAATGCAG TTCACTACAAAGGATTCCGACAAGGACTTTAACAAGTTAAGGAATTGCGCTGAAATAACTGGGGCCGCTTGGTGGCATCGCAACTGCACTCATGCCAACTTGAACGCGGAATATacaa GCGATCGCATTTACGGAGAAAAGACGATTTACTGGAAGACCTGGAGATCGTTATCCTCTCTGAAATCGGCTGAAATGTTTATAAGGCCTCAATCACTGAACCATGATCCGtacagataa
- the LOC143446573 gene encoding glycogen synthase kinase-3 beta-like has protein sequence MSNAWILHVDKVYSMNNKPSLTESLNSNNKRLDKRKSNQTIIPSATTQYVSKSVLSKMKVGREKETKVTTVVATPGHGPDRPQEVSYTDTKIIGNGSFGVVYQARLIDTSEMVAIKKVLQDKRFKNRELQIMRKLDHCNIVRLRYFFYSSGEKKDEIYLNLVLDYVPETVYRVARHYSKSKQTIPILYVKLYMYQLFRSLAYIHSQGTCHRDIKPQNLLLNPETAVLKLCDFGSAKQLVRGEPNVSYICSRYYRAPELIFGATDYTSSIDIWSAGCVLAELLLGQPIFPGDSGVDQLVEIIKVLGTPTRDQIKEMNPNYTEFKFPQIKAHPWAKVFRPRTPPEAISLCSRLLEYSPDTRITPLESCAHSFFDELRSPNTKIPGGHPLPPLFNFTEKELPVKSSLYSILVPQHVRNPSTSGSPGDHSLRNSLESGGSSQGMMTGVASTATSNA, from the exons ATGTCAAATGCATGGATCTTGCATGTAGATAAG GTTTATAGTATGAACAATAAACCAAGTTTAACAGAAAGTTTAAATTCTAATAATAAACGGCTTGATAAACGAAAGTCTAACCAGACTATCATACCATCTGCTACTACCCAATATGTGTCGAAGtctgttttatcaaaaatgaAAGTTGGAA GGGAAAAAGAAACCAAAGTGACCACGGTAGTGGCAACTCCTGGACATGGTCCAGATCGACCTCAAGAAGTGTCTTATACTGACACAAAAATCATAG GAAATGGTTCTTTTGGTGTGGTTTACCAAGCAAGACTCATTGATACCAGTGAGATGGTCGCTATAAAGAAGGTTTTGCAGGACAAAAGATTTAAG AATCGAGAACTTCAGATCATGAGAAAGCTGGATCATTGCAACATTGTTAGACTGCGTTACTTTTTCTATTCTAGTGGTGAAAAG AAAGATGAGATTTACCTGAACTTGGTTTTGGACTATGTTCCTGAGACTGTTTATCGTGTTGCAAGACACTACAGCAAATCCAAGCAAACAATACCTATTTTATATGTGAAG cTGTACATGTACCAGTTGTTTCGTTCACTTGCATACATTCACTCACAAGGGACCTGCCACAGAGATATTAAACCTCAAAATCTGCTGTTGAACCCTGAGACAGCTGTCCTCAAACTATGTGACTTTGGAAG TGCAAAGCAACTTGTAAGAGGAGAGCCAAACGTTTCATACATTTGTTCGCGATACTACAGAGCTCCTGAGCTTATATTTGGTGCTACAGATTACACATCAAGTATTG ACATTTGGTCGGCAGGATGTGTGCTTGCTGAGCTTCTTCTCGGCCAGCCAATATTTCCTGGAGATAGCGGAGTGGATCAACTGGTGGAAATCATCAAA GTGCTTGGAACACCAACTAGAGATCAGATCAAAGAAATGAATCCAAACTACACAGAATTCAAGTTTCCTCAAATTAAAGCTCACCCTTGGGCAAAG GTCTTTAGACCACGAACTCCTCCAGAGGCGATATCTCTCTGCAGTCGATTGTTGGAATACTCTCCTGATACTCGAATCACCCCTCTTGAGTCATGCGCCCATAGTTTCTTTGATGAGCTTCGTTCGCCAAACACAAAAATTCCTGGAGGTCACCCATTGCCGCCTCTGTTCAACTTCACTGAGAAAG AACTTCCTGTGAAGTCGTCGCTGTACAGTATTCTTGTTCCTCAGCACGTGCGCAACCCCTCTACCTCTGGTTCTCCAG GAGATCATAGCTTGCGCAACTCCCTGGAGAGTGGAGGTAGCTCACAAGGAATGATGACTGGGGTGGCTTCGACCGCAACTTCTAATGCTTAA
- the LOC143446552 gene encoding uncharacterized protein LOC143446552 isoform X4, translating into MNSTSEEKMAVSGADEGRMEKLEVTEVDNTVMVKNLEDITPGIPEFKELRILVSNATYFVDNLEKCGDIFWDIISEIRKHLKKAQVLVNTLEIAQKETVLKLLGIKCSNASAQVYTTDLEFCRSEQSSQTTSIAELLILLIARKKMTPKAEYNVLPITSLSSVQVSETRDSKNTLSIVEEKEEKDEKDDDEISSVGENSTRYARRKSSPKGGKNPNIACLEPPPVEPFLEAKIKRDRRYVIFLLLLLTGSIAINTFLILALTDALQRKDVKLSNRANFGSVCSFSCDFEYELTGSKHMRCTGENKWNTSLPECQKRLCHEVQGRDCAGLRKLGKAFKSGIYQVKQCGTFKMLEVYCDFSTQGGGWTAIQRRKNDHADFSKLFHDFEESFGKPDGSFWIGLKNMNFLSSTEPQSLMVVMTDWFYPEYHRSKAYAMYNRFLVENASVSYRLHVRVFKPISPESINAGDSLSYSNGMQFTTKDSDKDFNKLRNCAEITGAAWWHRNCTHANLNAEYTSDRIYGEKTIYWKTWRSLSSLKSAEMFIRPQSLNHDPYR; encoded by the exons ATGAATTCCACCAGTGAAGAAAAGATGGCCGTTTCAGGTGCAG aCGAAGGGAGAATGGAAAAACTTGAAGTGACAGAAGTCGATAACACCGTGATGGTGAAAAACCTGGAAGATATAACCCCGGGTATCCCCGAATTCAAAGAGCTCCGAATTCTCGTCTCAAACGCGACCTACTTTGTCGACAATCTTGAAAAATGCGGCGATATCTTCTGGGATATCATATCAGAAATAAGAAAACACTTGAAGAAGGCTCAAGTGTTAGTTAACACGCTTGAGATTGCCCAGAAGGAAACCGTGCTCAAGTTACTGGGAATAAAGTGCTCAAACGCATCAGCACAG GTTTATACGACGGACCTGGAGTTTTGTAGAAGCGAGCAGTCTTCGCAAACTACTAGCATAGCAGAACTTTTGATACTTCTGATCGCAAGGAAAAAAATGACACCAAAAGCCGAATACAACGTGCTACCTATAACATCTTTATCCTCGGTACAAG TTTCTGAAACGAGGGATTCTAAGAACACCTTATCTATCGtcgaagaaaaagaagaaaaagatgaaaaagatGACGATGAGATCTCATCCGTGGGAGAAAATTCGACGAGATACGCAAGGCGAAAG TCTTCTCCTAAAGGCGGAAAGAATCCAAACATCGCTTGCCTCGAACCCCCACCAGTCGAGCCTTTTTTGGAGGCGAAGATTAAACGTGATCGACGTTACGTCATATTTCTCCTTCTTCTTCTGACTGGATCAATTGCAATAAACACCTTTCTCATCCTGGCTCTCACGGATGCCTTACAAAGAAAAG ATGTCAAACTTTCAAATCGTGCCAACTTTGGGTCAGTTTGTTCGTTCAGTTGCGACTTTGAATATGAACTTACCGGGTCAAAGCACATGCGTTGTACTGGCGAAAACAAATGGAATACTTCCTTACCAGAGTGTCAAAAGCGGCTTTGTCATGAAG tgCAAGGGCGCGACTGTGCGGGTCTCAGGAAACTTGGGAAAGCTTTCAAAAGTGGAATCTACCAAGTAAAACAATGCGGAACTTTTAAAATGCTGGAAGTCTATTGCGATTTTTCAACCCAAGGCGGTGGCTGGACAGCAATCCAAAGAAG GAAAAATGACCATGCTGATTTTTCGAAACTTTTTCACGATTTTGAAGAATCGTTTGGCAAACCTGATGGAAGTTTTTGGATTGGTTtgaaaaacatgaattttCTGTCGTCAACTGAGCCCCAGTCGCTTATG GTTGTAATGACAGATTGGTTTTATCCCGAATATCATCGTTCAAAAGCCTATGCCATGTACAACCGATTCTTGGTGGAAAATGCGTCCGTGTCTTACCGATTGCACGTCAGAGTTTTCAAACCAATATCGCCCGAATCGATCAACGCTGGTGATAGCTTAAGCTATTCAAACGGAATGCAG TTCACTACAAAGGATTCCGACAAGGACTTTAACAAGTTAAGGAATTGCGCTGAAATAACTGGGGCCGCTTGGTGGCATCGCAACTGCACTCATGCCAACTTGAACGCGGAATATacaa GCGATCGCATTTACGGAGAAAAGACGATTTACTGGAAGACCTGGAGATCGTTATCCTCTCTGAAATCGGCTGAAATGTTTATAAGGCCTCAATCACTGAACCATGATCCGtacagataa
- the LOC143446552 gene encoding uncharacterized protein LOC143446552 isoform X1, with translation MNSTSEEKMAVSGADEGRMEKLEVTEVDNTVMVKNLEDITPGIPEFKELRILVSNATYFVDNLEKCGDIFWDIISEIRKHLKKAQVLVNTLEIAQKETVLKLLGIKCSNASAQVYTTDLEFCRSEQSSQTTSIAELLILLIARKKMTPKAEYNVLPITSLSSVQVSETRDSKNTLSIVEEKEEKDEKDDDEISSVGENSTRYARRKSSPKGGKNPNIACLEPPPVEPFLEAKIKRDRRYVIFLLLLLTGSIAINTFLILALTDALQRKEHVLTLRDEIRAEVENTMITCPSISQPANGKVECSQKPNVKLSNRANFGSVCSFSCDFEYELTGSKHMRCTGENKWNTSLPECQKRLCHEVQGRDCAGLRKLGKAFKSGIYQVKQCGTFKMLEVYCDFSTQGGGWTAIQRRKNDHADFSKLFHDFEESFGKPDGSFWIGLKNMNFLSSTEPQSLMVVMTDWFYPEYHRSKAYAMYNRFLVENASVSYRLHVRVFKPISPESINAGDSLSYSNGMQFTTKDSDKDFNKLRNCAEITGAAWWHRNCTHANLNAEYTSDRIYGEKTIYWKTWRSLSSLKSAEMFIRPQSLNHDPYR, from the exons ATGAATTCCACCAGTGAAGAAAAGATGGCCGTTTCAGGTGCAG aCGAAGGGAGAATGGAAAAACTTGAAGTGACAGAAGTCGATAACACCGTGATGGTGAAAAACCTGGAAGATATAACCCCGGGTATCCCCGAATTCAAAGAGCTCCGAATTCTCGTCTCAAACGCGACCTACTTTGTCGACAATCTTGAAAAATGCGGCGATATCTTCTGGGATATCATATCAGAAATAAGAAAACACTTGAAGAAGGCTCAAGTGTTAGTTAACACGCTTGAGATTGCCCAGAAGGAAACCGTGCTCAAGTTACTGGGAATAAAGTGCTCAAACGCATCAGCACAG GTTTATACGACGGACCTGGAGTTTTGTAGAAGCGAGCAGTCTTCGCAAACTACTAGCATAGCAGAACTTTTGATACTTCTGATCGCAAGGAAAAAAATGACACCAAAAGCCGAATACAACGTGCTACCTATAACATCTTTATCCTCGGTACAAG TTTCTGAAACGAGGGATTCTAAGAACACCTTATCTATCGtcgaagaaaaagaagaaaaagatgaaaaagatGACGATGAGATCTCATCCGTGGGAGAAAATTCGACGAGATACGCAAGGCGAAAG TCTTCTCCTAAAGGCGGAAAGAATCCAAACATCGCTTGCCTCGAACCCCCACCAGTCGAGCCTTTTTTGGAGGCGAAGATTAAACGTGATCGACGTTACGTCATATTTCTCCTTCTTCTTCTGACTGGATCAATTGCAATAAACACCTTTCTCATCCTGGCTCTCACGGATGCCTTACAAAGAAAAG AACATGTGCTAACGCTACGGGACGAAATACGAGCTGAAGTCGAAAACACTATGATCACGTGCCCGAGTATCAGTCAGCCGGCCAATGGGAAAGTAGAGTGTAGCCAGAAACCGA ATGTCAAACTTTCAAATCGTGCCAACTTTGGGTCAGTTTGTTCGTTCAGTTGCGACTTTGAATATGAACTTACCGGGTCAAAGCACATGCGTTGTACTGGCGAAAACAAATGGAATACTTCCTTACCAGAGTGTCAAAAGCGGCTTTGTCATGAAG tgCAAGGGCGCGACTGTGCGGGTCTCAGGAAACTTGGGAAAGCTTTCAAAAGTGGAATCTACCAAGTAAAACAATGCGGAACTTTTAAAATGCTGGAAGTCTATTGCGATTTTTCAACCCAAGGCGGTGGCTGGACAGCAATCCAAAGAAG GAAAAATGACCATGCTGATTTTTCGAAACTTTTTCACGATTTTGAAGAATCGTTTGGCAAACCTGATGGAAGTTTTTGGATTGGTTtgaaaaacatgaattttCTGTCGTCAACTGAGCCCCAGTCGCTTATG GTTGTAATGACAGATTGGTTTTATCCCGAATATCATCGTTCAAAAGCCTATGCCATGTACAACCGATTCTTGGTGGAAAATGCGTCCGTGTCTTACCGATTGCACGTCAGAGTTTTCAAACCAATATCGCCCGAATCGATCAACGCTGGTGATAGCTTAAGCTATTCAAACGGAATGCAG TTCACTACAAAGGATTCCGACAAGGACTTTAACAAGTTAAGGAATTGCGCTGAAATAACTGGGGCCGCTTGGTGGCATCGCAACTGCACTCATGCCAACTTGAACGCGGAATATacaa GCGATCGCATTTACGGAGAAAAGACGATTTACTGGAAGACCTGGAGATCGTTATCCTCTCTGAAATCGGCTGAAATGTTTATAAGGCCTCAATCACTGAACCATGATCCGtacagataa
- the LOC143446552 gene encoding uncharacterized protein LOC143446552 isoform X5 — protein MNSTSEEKMAVSGADEGRMEKLEVTEVDNTVMVKNLEDITPGIPEFKELRILVSNATYFVDNLEKCGDIFWDIISEIRKHLKKAQVLVNTLEIAQKETVLKLLGIKCSNASAQVYTTDLEFCRSEQSSQTTSIAELLILLIARKKMTPKAEYNVLPITSLSSVQVSETRDSKNTLSIVEEKEEKDEKDDDEISSVGENSTRYARRKSSPKGGKNPNIACLEPPPVEPFLEAKIKRDRRYVIFLLLLLTGSIAINTFLILALTDALQRKEHVLTLRDEIRAEVENTMITCPSISQPANGKVECSQKPNVKLSNRANFGSVCSFSCDFEYELTGSKHMRCTGENKWNTSLPECQKRLCHEVQGRDCAGLRKLGKAFKSGIYQVKQCGTFKMLEVYCDFSTQGGGWTAIQRRKNDHADFSKLFHDFEESFGKPDGSFWIGLKNMNFLSSTEPQSLMIGFIPNIIVQKPMPCTTDSWWKMRPCLTDCTSEFSNQYRPNRSTLVIA, from the exons ATGAATTCCACCAGTGAAGAAAAGATGGCCGTTTCAGGTGCAG aCGAAGGGAGAATGGAAAAACTTGAAGTGACAGAAGTCGATAACACCGTGATGGTGAAAAACCTGGAAGATATAACCCCGGGTATCCCCGAATTCAAAGAGCTCCGAATTCTCGTCTCAAACGCGACCTACTTTGTCGACAATCTTGAAAAATGCGGCGATATCTTCTGGGATATCATATCAGAAATAAGAAAACACTTGAAGAAGGCTCAAGTGTTAGTTAACACGCTTGAGATTGCCCAGAAGGAAACCGTGCTCAAGTTACTGGGAATAAAGTGCTCAAACGCATCAGCACAG GTTTATACGACGGACCTGGAGTTTTGTAGAAGCGAGCAGTCTTCGCAAACTACTAGCATAGCAGAACTTTTGATACTTCTGATCGCAAGGAAAAAAATGACACCAAAAGCCGAATACAACGTGCTACCTATAACATCTTTATCCTCGGTACAAG TTTCTGAAACGAGGGATTCTAAGAACACCTTATCTATCGtcgaagaaaaagaagaaaaagatgaaaaagatGACGATGAGATCTCATCCGTGGGAGAAAATTCGACGAGATACGCAAGGCGAAAG TCTTCTCCTAAAGGCGGAAAGAATCCAAACATCGCTTGCCTCGAACCCCCACCAGTCGAGCCTTTTTTGGAGGCGAAGATTAAACGTGATCGACGTTACGTCATATTTCTCCTTCTTCTTCTGACTGGATCAATTGCAATAAACACCTTTCTCATCCTGGCTCTCACGGATGCCTTACAAAGAAAAG AACATGTGCTAACGCTACGGGACGAAATACGAGCTGAAGTCGAAAACACTATGATCACGTGCCCGAGTATCAGTCAGCCGGCCAATGGGAAAGTAGAGTGTAGCCAGAAACCGA ATGTCAAACTTTCAAATCGTGCCAACTTTGGGTCAGTTTGTTCGTTCAGTTGCGACTTTGAATATGAACTTACCGGGTCAAAGCACATGCGTTGTACTGGCGAAAACAAATGGAATACTTCCTTACCAGAGTGTCAAAAGCGGCTTTGTCATGAAG tgCAAGGGCGCGACTGTGCGGGTCTCAGGAAACTTGGGAAAGCTTTCAAAAGTGGAATCTACCAAGTAAAACAATGCGGAACTTTTAAAATGCTGGAAGTCTATTGCGATTTTTCAACCCAAGGCGGTGGCTGGACAGCAATCCAAAGAAG GAAAAATGACCATGCTGATTTTTCGAAACTTTTTCACGATTTTGAAGAATCGTTTGGCAAACCTGATGGAAGTTTTTGGATTGGTTtgaaaaacatgaattttCTGTCGTCAACTGAGCCCCAGTCGCTTATG ATTGGTTTTATCCCGAATATCATCGTTCAAAAGCCTATGCCATGTACAACCGATTCTTGGTGGAAAATGCGTCCGTGTCTTACCGATTGCACGTCAGAGTTTTCAAACCAATATCGCCCGAATCGATCAACGCTGGTGATAGCTTAA
- the LOC143473187 gene encoding uncharacterized protein LOC143473187, with protein sequence MACNCMFGTCINAEEGICECDPGYVGKDCEEIYLGFSTKGLSQHSTVIVVVVVCACVFLALFTFACFSYRRWRSIRKRHAMSKNLLRRQSRVTIEGYSVPGYTPELPPVYETPKPSGPVVAIHEESEVGDFLSNREDMNVNVNFSMRTEI encoded by the exons ATGGCGTGTAACTGCATGTTTGGAACTTGTATCAACGCAGAAGAAGGGATATGCGA ATGCGACCCTGGTTACGTCGGTAAAGATTGCGAAGAGATCTACCTTGGATTTTCAACCAAAGGATTGTCACAACATTCTACCGTTATTGTTGTCGTCGTCGTCTGTGCATGTGTCTTTCTTGCTCTATTCACCTTCGCTTGCTTCTCATACAG GAGATGGAGGTCGATTCGAAAGCGTCACGCAATGTCAAAGAATCTTCTTCGTCGGCAATCTCGGGTCACTATCGAGGGTTACAGTGTCCCTGGCTACACACCCGAGTTGCCACCGGTGTACGAAACTCCCAAGCCTTCGGGACCAGTTGTGGCCATTCACGAAGAGAGTGAAGTTGGAGATTTTTTAAGCAATCGAGAGGACATGAATGTCAACGTTAATTTTTCGATGAGAACGGAAATTTGA